The sequence CTCTCAACCCCCCAGGCTTGAGCAAATTTTTGCCGATGTTCTGCTACATTAATATACTGATAACCGGGATAGGTGTCCGGCAATGCTCCCATGTCACAAGCACCTTGCACATTGTTTTGCCCACGTACCGGATTGACACCAACACTGGGTTTGCCCAGATTGCCAGTTAGCAGTGCCAGGCTGGTTAGTGATCGCACGGTTTCTACCCCTTGATAGAACTGGGTTACTCCCATACCCCAGAGAATAGTGGCTCGTTCCGCTTGCGCATAGAGCCGCGCGGCCTGGCGAATATCCTGCGCGCTAACCCCGGTGACCACTTCTACTGAATCTGGCGTATAACCGGCAACAATTATACGATATTCGGCAAAACCTTCCGTTCGCGCAGCAACAAAGGCATGGTCGTAAAGATCTTCTTCAATAATGACATGGCCAATTGCATTGAGTAATGCGATGTTAGAGCCATTTTTTAATGCCAGATGCATATCGGCGATACGGGCAGTTTCAATTTTCCACGGATCGCAAACAATAATCTTCGCTCCTTTTTGCTTAGCTTTGATCACCCGATTAGCCACAATAGGGTGAGAATCAGCTGGGTTATAACCAAAAACAAAAACTAAATCAGTATCTTCGATACCGACAATAGAATTACTCATTGCGCCATTTCCGACCGACTGGTGCAGACCTGCAACCGATGGGCCGTGTCAAACACGCGCACAGCAATCAACATTATTAGTGCCGATAACCGCACGGGCAAATTTTTGCATAATGTAATTGGTTTCATTGCCTGTGCCACGGGAGGAACCGGTAGTCATAATGGCATCCGGCCCATATTGAGCTTTAATAGCACTCAACTTGTTGGCAACATAGTTCAGTGCTTCATCCCAAGAAACAGCTTCCAGCTTAGCGCCCCGTTGCCGACGGATCATCGGTGATTTCAGGCGCGGGGTAAGGATTTGGGTATCATTGATAAAATCCCAACCGTAATAACCTTTTAGGCATAAATTACCTTGATTGGTTTTCCCCTGCGCCGCCTCAGCTTTGACAATTTTGCCTTTATCAACCATCAGGTTGATTTTGCAACCTGATGCACAGTAGGGGCAAACCGTGACGACTTTTTTCATCCGTATTACTCCTGTTAATTTCATCATTGGAAAAGGATTAAACATTAAGATGCATGAAGCATGCCACACACACCAATATAATTAACTAAATGGAAAATAAAGAAAAAATATTCATTTTTACTAACAGTGTCATTCCTTTGACATAAATGACATGACAAACCAGCCACTAACAAACTGCCCTTATGTCAACGAGAATAAAAGCGCTATTATTATCACCTCACTGGCTGGGCAATCTTTTGACGTTTTGCACCGGGTATTAAGTAAATTTTGCTGCTGCAATCAGCGCTTGACCAAAAGCAATGGCGCCATCACCGGCAGGTAAATTCATCGGCAACAATAGTTGAAAATCAGTTAACCAAAACTTTAGCTGTTGCCGCAGTAAGCGGTTATGCCATACACCGCCACCACAAACAATGGTGGAGATTTTTCGCCACTGCGCATGATGGGCAGCCAAATCTGCTAATCCTTTCGCCAACGCATCATGAAAGGCCCAGGCACGCCAAGCTTTCGGTGCCTGCCAATCCAGCCATTGTTGCCAAAATGTCACCATATCTAATTGGTTATCTTTGACCGGTAGCGTCACTGGGTGATTGATATGATTTACCGTTAGCGCCAGAGCCTCCAATTTGCTAGCTGCTTCGCCCTGATAACTCTGTTGCGCCGGAGCACAATCTAGTGCTGCCGCAATCGCATCAAATAAGCGTCCGGCAGAAGAAGCCGGCGGGGCATTGATCCCTCGCTCTATTGCCCGTGCTAATGGCGGCCAAGGTTTATCGGCTAATATTTTGGCTTCCGATCGCATTTGCCAGTCTGGTACAAATGCCAACCACTGAGCCAATAGATTTCGCCATGGTTGACATGCGGCCAAATCACCACCCGGCAGCGCGACTGCCGGCAATCCTGCCAATTTTTCACATGCGTCATAATTGACGCGTAAACATTCCCCGCCCCATAACTGATCATGCTCTCCCCAACCAATTCCATCGAGGATCAATGCGATAACATCACCTGCATGCCGTGGCCAAAGATGCTCAGCCAAACAGGCGACGGCATGAGCATGGTGATGCTGCACCTTTACTATCGGCAAAGCCATCTGCTGCGCCAGTTGTTGTGTTCGATAGGCAGGATGTTTATCATTAACGATTTTTTGTGGCGTGAACTGCCAAATTTGTTGCATCCTGGTCACTACCTGCCACCACTGTGCTTACACATTTTGCTCATTGAGATCGCCCAGATGCTGGCTGAGTATCGCCTGTTGATCCCTTATCAGGCAGAAAGTATTTTTTAGATCAGCGCCTAAGCATAACAACGGCGGTACATTGCTAAAACCGGGCGGTAAAGACAAGCTGTCTGGTACAAAACCTCTGGCTCGACGCAGCATTTCACCGCAGGCGCGCATAACGGAATCATCCATCCGCTGTAAAATATCCCGATTGTGTAATAGCCAGCCGTCAGCAATATCAATCAGATCCGTCAATGCTTGTTCATTATTCAATGCCGGCGGACAGCCACTGAGATTGCCTGAGGTCATCACTAATGGACGCGCGACAGCTTGCATTAATAGATGTTGTAAGGGATTTGCCGCCAGCATGACACCGACTTCGTTAAGCTGTGGTGCTATCTCATCAACTAACGATAGCCATTGTTTATCCACTAACACAATTGGTGCCGCGGGCAGTCGCAAAAGTGACTGAGTCTGTTCAGGCAGCAGGCTGGCCATTGCATCGGTGATCATCACGGCTAAGGGCTTTGACGGTCGCCGTTTACGCTGACGCAAGCGCTTTACTGCCGTTCGATTGTTGGCATCACAAGCCAGGTGAAAACCACCTATCCCTTTGATGGCAATAATTTTACCCTTTTTCAATGCGCTAATAGCTGCCTGAATTGCTGCCTCTTTTTCTTGTCGCTCATTTTCCGCCAGCCAAGCTAGCTGCGGTCCGCAATCAGGACAGGCAATGGGTTGGGCATGGAAACGGCGATCAGCAGGATCACGATATTCTGCTGCGCAAGGCGCACATAGCGGAAAAGCAGCCATAACGGTAAACGGTCGATCATAGGGTATCGCGCGAATAATCGTGAGGCGCGGCCCACAATGAGTACAATTAATGAATGGGTAGCGATAACGACGTTGGCTTGGATCATTCATTTCTTGCAAACACGCCGGGCAAGTAGCCGCATCGGGAGCAACTTGGGTTGCCATCGTTGCCGGCACGCTATGCTGGATAGTGAAATCCTGCGGCAATTGACGCCAGTGCCAGGGAAATTGCTGCACCTGATCGATACGAGCTAAGGGTGGGCAATCGATTGGCAATAGATCAAGTAATCTATTGGCATCGCCAACAATACGCACCACCACGCCGGCACCGTCGTTATAAACCTCCCCTTTAAGGGTTAATCGCTGTGCCAATTGCCAAATCCAGGGCCGAAATCCGACCCCCTGAACTTTGCCATAGATCCGCAATAAGGTACCATTTTCACTCTTCATATTGGCTAATATCGCGCTGGCTAGTTAGAAAATTTGGTTAGCCATACCATTTAACGCCGCCCGCCGACGCTTCTCAAGATTGAGTTGTTCCAGTTTGTTACGATCAACACACATAATTGCGTTGGTAGGACAAGCCTGAATACAAGCCGGCCCTTCAGACCGATGATGGCAAAGATCACATTTATTTGCTTGCGCCTTCTCAACCACAACATTCAACCCAGCCCCACTATTGCGTACTACTGGCCGTAAAACCACCTCCATCGCACCATAAGGACAAGCGACAACACAAGTCTTACAGCCAATACAACGCTCTTGATGAACGTGAACAAAATCGCTCTCGCGCATAATTGCACTATTAGGACAAACATTGGCACAGGGCGCATCTTCACATTGGCGGCAGGTAGTGGCGGTAGAGACACTAACACCTTTAATAACTTGACATCCTCCCCCACCTTCACACTTCGTGACTCAGGAGGGGGATTCCCGTTAGTCGGAGACTATCTGATCGCTCAGAAGCCTGGTTCCTGCTGCTGACGGCATTACTGCACCGTTCACTTCACAGGCTAACACGGCATGTCCTGCCGCTAAAATGTTACGAGCTCCGTTGATATCTGCGTTCTCTGTATACCCGCACTCAAGGCACTCGAATCTACTTTGTGATTGACGATTTTCTTTCGCTGTATGACCACAACATGCACACCGTTGACTTGTATATGCCGGAGGCACAGCTAATACCTGACCACCGCGCCATAGCTGCTTGTACTCAAGCTGACGGCGCATTTCATACCAACCCTGATCCAGTATCGAACGGTTAAGTCCTGATTTTGCCCTGACATTCCGTCCGTGCTGCTCTTGTGTACCTTTTGCCGATTTCGACATGTTACTGACCTTTAAGTCCTCAATGACGATCATCGCGTGGTTTTGCTGATTTCACTGGTGACTTTGTGAAGGTAGTCTTTGCGGATATTGGTTATATGCGAGTGGAGACGTTGGATTTTTCGCTTCTGTTTTTCCAGTTATTGCTGAATTTAACTTTACAGCTTAACTGACGCTGGAATTTCGCCAGCTTTTTTTGGTTGGTTTTAAAACTGTTTACAGGTTCAAACACTGTGCCGTCTGACAGCGTGGCGAGTCTGGTTACACCTGCATCCAAACCAATCATTGTTGCTGACGAATGAGGCTGAATGTCCATTTCCAGTTCGACCTGAAACGATATATACCAGTGTCCCGCATGTTGGCTAACGGTTGCGTTTTTAATCTTACCGTACAGCTTTTGCGACTGCCGGAACTTTACCCATACCAAACCTGACGGTAATCTCACTCTGCCATTATCGAGCTGACAATATTTATCAAAATTAACAAAACGAACTGAATCACGCCCGTCATTTTTCCTTTTAAATACAGGAGCTTTTGCTGCCAGTTTTTTATCAAAGCAGCGTTTCCATGCCCCGTGCAGATCTTTGAGTTTCTGCTGAAGATTATCCGTGTAGGCTTCTTGCAAAAGGAATGTTCCGGCTTTTTTTTCCATTCTGTGAGCATCCGATTTAGTTCAAACGCTGACGGTAGTTTACCGCCGGATTCAATAATGCGTTGCGTCTCTGCTAGCCCGTAATTCCAGATAAAACGAGCGCATCCGCACAACTGCCGCAAACGTTGCGACTGTTTTTCGGTTGGTTCGAGTCTGAATTTGTAGGCTTTTAGAATTAGCATTATTACTCAGTGTGTAGTAAATTATCTCACTATCTTACCGTATATCCGGTTAATTTCAATGCAAAAATATAAAATCAACCGTTCAAGACATGCAGCGTTTCTTTTACATGTTCACCTTGTCTTTGTGACTAAGTACCGAAAGAAAGTACTCAGTGGCTTGCACTACAAAGCATTTCATCAGTATGCAGGTGAAGTGTGTCGCGACTTTGGGGCTGATTTAAAGGAAAGTAACGGAGAGTCCGATCACGTTCATATGCTGATCGAGTACCCGCCCACAGTGCAGTTGTCAGTACTAGTAAACTCGCTGAAAGCGGTAACGTCTCGTCGTCTGCGTAATGAGTTTCTAGACTTGCGTGGGGCTTACGGCAAGCCAGTGTTGTGGTCTCGATCATACTTTGCAGGTTCGTGCGGGGGAGCACCGCTGGAAGTTGTTAAGCAATACATTCAAAATCAGCGTGGCTGATCATTCTTCGGGCTTTTCAAGCCCGACCAAATTCCCCTCCCACCTTATGTCGGTGGGAGTACCCTTTGGAGGTTAAGATGGATAATATTTTTTAAGCTCTTTCGGTGTAATTAAAATCTTTTCATCAGAAATATTAACATTATTAAGCTCATCTTTTTGCATGATCATTTTCTTTACCTATTTAACTTTTTATCCTGCATTGCATTACACCGATTTGAGGTACAGCTATACGATAACATGAACTGTAAATATTACAATCCATTGGCGACAACATATAGTAACATTTGCTTTACTAATGAAATTAAAGCGGAAAAAAAATATATAATTGAATGAAAATAAACAAAAAAAATTATACCTACATTAAAGAAAAATATTTTTCTGTTTATAAAAAATTACACAAAAGATTTAATAAAACAATGTTTGATAATGTAATTAAGCTGAAAATAGATAATAAAAAAGCTCGCAAAAACTGCGAGCTTTAAAGATTGTTAGGATGTAGCGAAGAGCGAATTATTTAGTATTCAAGCGCTCTTTGATACGAGCAGCTTTACCCGAACGCTCTCGCAGGTAATACAATTTAGCTCTGCGAACAGCACCACAACGTTTAACTGTGATACTATCTATAACTGGTGAATGTGTCTGGAATACCCGCTCGACACCTTCACCATTAGAAATTTTACGAACCGTAAATGCTGAATGCAAACCGCGGTTACGAATAGCGATAACCACGCCCTCGAATGCCTGCAGACGTCTTTTAGAACCTTCAACCACCCATACCTTAACTTCTACGGTATCACCTGGACGAAATGAAGGAATATTTTGCTTCATTTGCTCTTGTTCAAGCTGTTTAATAATGTTGCTCATAATTACTCTCTTACCCTAGGTAAACTGATATATACAAGACAGTGTGATACAGTGTCTCAATTAATACGTTGTTGTTCTTCATATTCCTGTTGGAATTCTGCCAACAACATTCTCTGCTCGTCAGTCAGAGCTAGGCTTGTTAGAAGTTCAGGTCTTCTAAGCCAAGTTCGGCCTAGTGACTGTTTTCTTCTCCAACGCTCTATTTCTGCATGGTTGCCCGACAATAAGACACTCGGAACTTCCATACCTTCTAACACCTCAGGACGGGTATAGTGAGGACAATCAAGTAACCCAGTCATGAAAGAGTCCTCTTCCGCTGATGCATGATGACCTAATACACCAGGAATAAACCGGGAAATTGAATCGATCATTAACATTGCTGGTAATTCTCCTCCACTAAGAACATAATCACCAATTGACCATTCTTCATCAATTTCGGTTTCAATGATCCGTTCATCAATACCTTCATATCGACCACAAACTAAAATAAGCTTTTTATTTGCCGTTAATTGGCAAACTCCTTGCTGATTAAGTTTGCGCCCCTGTGGTGAAAGATAAATTACTTTAGCATCTTCACCGATCACAGATTTTGCTGCATGAATGGCATCTCTAAGAGGCTGCACCATCATCAACATACCTGGACCTCCGCCATAAGGGCGATCATCTACAGTGCGGTGCCTGTCGTGAGTATAATCTCGCGGATCCCAACACTGTATATTCAATAGGCCATTTTTTACTGCGCGACCTATCACCCCATACTCGGTTATTGCGCGAAACATTTCTGGAAACAGGCTAATAATCCCAATCCACATCTTGCGTTCCACTCATAAAACCTGCAATTGGCGTTTAAAAACCAGGATCCCAATCTACTTCAATTGTCTTAGTAGTAAGATCAACGTTTTTGATCACCTGCTCATCAAGAAACGGTATTAACCGCTCTTTAATACCGAATGCATCTTTCAGATTTGCTTTAATTACCAGCACATCATTTGAGCCTGTTTCCATTAAATCCTGAACATAACCCAAACTATAACCTTTAATAGTTATGACCTGGCAACCAATCAGATCTTTCCAATAATACTCATTACCTTCAAGTACAGGTAGTTGCGCTGAATCAACGATAATTTCGCAATTAGTCATTGAATTAGCCGCACTTCTATCATCAATATGCTTTATTTTGATGATAATATCTTGGTTATGATGTTTCCAACCTTCTAACTCCAGTCGTTGCCACTGACCAGAACGTTGAATAAACCAAGGCTGATACTCAAAAATATCTTCGGTATATTCGGTGGATGAAAAAACTCTGAGCCAACCACGAATGCCATGGGCAGAGCCTAATTTTCCTAATACAATAGGATTAACAGGGATCTTAAGGCAAACCTCTTTGCTCATCACCACCACCGTAGTAAATTAAGCTGCTTTTTTTGCTTGTTTGATCAGTGTTGAAACACGATCAGAAACTGTTGCACCTAAACCAACCCAATGCTCAACACGATCTAAATCTAAACGCAACTCTTCCGCATTACCTGATGCGATAGGGTTAAAAAAACCTATACGCTCAATAAAGCGACCATCACGTGCATTACGGCTATCTGTGACAACGATTTGATAAAATGGACGCTTCTTTGCGCCACCACGAGCTAAACGAATTGTTACCATAACATCCTCATTAGTTAACAAAACAACCAGACCCTATCGAGGAATAGAGTCTGGTTGTTATATAAAAAGCCCCAAGATTCTACTCTTTTTAAGATAAAAAGCAATCAAAAGTACGAATTGTTTATTTAATGTTGGTTGTTAAGCACCAGGGAAACCCGGTGGCATCATCCCTTTCATTCCACGCATCATCTTAGCTAATCCGCCTTTTTTCATTTTCTTCATCATACGTTGCATATCATCAAACTGCTTAAGTAGCCGATTAACATCCTGTACTTGTGTGCCAGAACCGGCTGCAATGCGCCTCTTGCGTGATCCTTTAATAATTTCGGGTTTTTGTCGTTCTTTAGTAGTCATTGAGCTAATAATTGCTTCCATTCTGACCAACATTTTATCATCCATTTGTGACTTAACCGCATCAGGAACTTGGGATATACCTGGCATTTTACTTAACATACTGGCCATACCGCCCATATTGCGCATCTGTTTAAGCTGCTCAAGAAAATCATTTAGATCAAAACTATTCCCTTTTTTAAGTTTATGAGCAAGCTTCTCCGCCTTTTCACGGTCAACTTTGCTTTCTATCTCTTCAATCAGCGATAAAACATCTCCCATACCAAGGATACGGGAGGCAATCCTGTCAGGATAAAAAGGCTCTAAGCCATCAATTTTCTCCCCTATTCCCAAAAATTTAATGGGTTTACCAGTAATATGGCGGATTGATAATGCGGCACCACCACGAGCATCACCATCAATTTTCGTTAATATAACACCGGTTAATGGCAATGTTTCATTAAAAGACTTAGCAGTATTAGCCGCATCTTGCCCAGTCATTGCATCAACAATAAATAGGGTTTCAATTGGATTAACAGCACGATGGATTGTCTGAATTTCTTCCATCATGGCTTCATCAACATGCAGACGCCCAGCGGTATCGATGATTAGCACATCATAAAATTTTAATTTTGCATGTTGTAACGCATTAATCGCAATCTCAACGGGTTTTTCGCTTGAGGTGGATGGAAAAAAATCAATTCCTACCGTTTGAGTGAGTGTTTCTAATTGCTTAATGGCAGCAGGACGATAAATATCAGCAGAAACGACTAACACTTTTTTCTTCTGTTTTTCTTTTAATATTTTACCTAATTTAGCCACAGTGGTGGTTTTACCCGCACCTTGCAAACCCGCCATAAGAATAACAGCCGGAGGTTGTATGGCTAAATTTAAAGCGCTATTCTCCTCACCCATTGCTTTGGTGAGCTCATTTTGCACAATTTTAACAAATTCTTGCCCTGGTGTTAGACTTTTATTGACATCTTGACCTACTGCACTTTCTTTTACCGATTGAATAAATTCGCGTACGACTGGCAAAGCAACATCCGCTTCTAATAGCGCCATGCGAACTTCACGTAAGGTTTCTTTAATATTGTCTTCAGTCAATCTTCCACGGCCACTAATATTGCGCAAGGTACGCGAAAGTCTGTCAGTTAAATTATCAAACATGTGCTTAACTCAATTCTGTTAAAGGGATCTGCTGTCAGTTAATTTTTTATTATAACACGATGATAATTCAATCTCTGCATCGAGTTTAATAAGAATAGTGAACAACAGTTGGAGGCAATGCTGGCAAACGCTATACTAACTTACTCACATTTAATAAATTAGCTAACAAATAAAAACATTATGTCAGTATTCGCTATTATCGCCATTAGTACCTATTTTTTGAGTGTGCTACTTATTATGCCAGGTTTAGCTGGTAAACAAAAAATTTATGCCAGGCTGACTCTGGTATTAGCAGTTATTGCTCTGCTAAGCCATGGTATCGCATTAAAAACATTGATCTTTGTTAGCGGAGGTCAAAACTTAACCTTATTAAATTTAGGCTCTACCGTCAGTTTGTTAGTCAGTATCATTATGACCATTGTTGCTTTTAACGGTCGCGCCTGGTTTCTACTACCGATCGTTTATAGTTTATCTATTATTAATTTACTATTAGCAACCATTATGCCTGGTGAGTTTATTACCCACTTAAAAGCAAGTGTGACTACTTTTATTCATATCGGGTTAGCATTATTAGGCTATGCAACCCTGATTATTGCTGCTTTATATGCCCTACAATTAGCTTTATTAGATTATCAATTAAAAAATAAAAAATTAATATTTACACCGGATATACCACCATTAATGGTTATTGAACGTAAAATGTTCCATATTATCCAAGTTGGGGTCATTTTACTCACTCTCACCCTCGGGACAGGAATGATTTTTATGGATAATGTTTTTAATAAAGAAAACATCCATAAAGCTATTTTATCCATTTGTGCTTGGGTTATTTACCTTATTTTGTTATGGGGTCACTTTCATCACGGATGGCGCGGTAGAAGGGTTATCGTGTTTAATCTGATTGGCGCTTTTATTTTAACATTGGCTTTTTTTGGTAATCGATTGCTACAGCATGTAGTAACCATTTAATTTTTAGACTATTTTACAATTAACTGATGAACAATATAGGAATTTTACCTTGGAGCAAGTCTCAACCAGTACTTTAATCATTATACTTATAGTCATGATTATTTTATCAGCCTATTTTTCTGCCTCAGAAACAGGAATGATGACCCTTAATCGATATCGATTACGCCATTTAGCCAAACATGGCCATCAAGCTGCTCGTCGCGTTGAATCACTATTAAAACAGCCAGATCGCCTAATCAGTCTTATTTTGATTGGTAATAATTTGATTAATATATTAGCCTCATCGCTAGCAACCATTGTCGGAATGAGACTTTACGGCGATGTTGGTGTTGCTATTGCTACTGGTACCTTAACTTTTGTGATCCTGGTTTTTGCCGAAGTGTTACCCAAAACCATGGCGGCACTCTATCCAGAAAAAGTGGCTTTTCCTAGTAGTATTCTGCTTAAACCGCTACAGAAATTGATGTTACCCGTTGTTTGGTTATTTAACACAATCACCCTTATGTTCATGCATTTCTTTGGCATTAGATCACCCATTATCAGTAGCGATGCGATTAGCAAAGATGAATTGCGTACGATTGTTAATGAATCTAAAAGTAAACTTTCTCGCCGTAATCAGGATATGTTGATCTCAATTTTAGATTTAGAAAAAGTTACCGTCGGCGACATTATGGTTCCTCGCAATGAAATCGTTGGCATTGACATTAATAGCGAATGGAAATCGATTATCCGCCAATTAACACACTCGCCACACGGGCGAATTGTTCTTTACCGAGATACCCTTGATGATATTATCGGCATGCTACGTGTTCGTGAAGCCTATCGATTGATGGTCGAAAAGAAAGAATTTAACAAGCAAAACCTAATCAGAGCGGCGGATAAAATTTATTTTATTCCAGAGAGTACGCCATTAAATATACAACTAATAAAATTTCAACGTAATAATGAAAAAGTAGGGATTATTGTTGATGAATATGGTGATATTCAAGGACTGGTGACGGTAGAAGATATTATTGAAGAGATTGTTGGTGATTTTACTACCTCAATGTCGCCCAGTTTAGCCGAGGAAGTTTTACCCCAAACCGATGGCTCTGTATTAATTGATGGAACTGCTAATATACGAGAACTCAATAAAGCTTTTGATTGGCACTTATCTGTTGACGGCGCCAGGACTATCAATGGTTTGTTATTAGAAGAGCTAGGTGACACTCCCATGCTAAATACTGAAATCCTGATAGGTAAGTACCGTTTTGAAGTATTAGCTATCAATGGTAATGTTATCAAACAAGTTAGAGCAATGCCGATTGATTTAGCCTTTACGACAGAACAAAAATCATCCTAGCTAACGTTTTAGCCGCCTTTTATTAAGCTATTTTATGATGATAACTGAGTTAATTTTTCTTTCGATAACATCAATTCGCCATTTTTATTAATAACTATACCACTTTCAATCACATTGCAAGCAATTTGCTGCGCTTCAATTAAAGAGTGCATTTCATAAGTACCACACTGATATTTATTTAACTCAGGTATTTGATTTTGAGCTGTGACCTTCAATACATCTTGCATGGCCATTTTCCAAGCGTCAGCAACACATTGTTCATTAGGCTGACCAATTAGACTCATATAAAATCCTGTTCGACAACCCATCGGTGAGATATCAATAATTTCTACATCACTACTATTAAGGTGATCACGCATAAAACCGGCAAATAAGTGTTCTAATGTATGGATGCCTTTCTCCGTTAATAGCTGTTTGTTTGGCTCACAAAAACGAAGATCAAATACTGTGATCGTATCACCATGAGGAGTCTTCATCATTTTAGCAACACGCACAGCAGGTGCTTTCATCTGGGTATGATCAACCATAAAACTATCAAGTAGTGGCATTATTGTAACCTCTAAAAATTAATTTTTTACAAAATAAATGGAACTTCTCACCATATTGCAAGTCTTACTTAGGCAAGACGCGAAAATTGTTATCATCCTATTCTCTAAGAGATTTATTTTGGCCACTTTGTAGTGGCCATTTTCTTTTATTATCACCCTGCATGTTTCTGCAAGTAGCGCTCAAAACTTATTTTATCTGCTTGTTCAATTGCTAATTGTTTGCGAATTGAGGCGTGATGAACATTAGTAAACTCAGTCGCTGTTATCACTTCATAAGGTTCATTGATTAATTGCTGATAATATCTTTTGGCTAACTGTAAGCCATATTGACTAATGCTTTGTTCAATCATTGGCGATAATATTTGGCCAGAATAAGTAAGCTCTGGATTTTCAAACATTGCTATCAATTGAGAACAAATTTCACGATATCGGGTATTACCGCTCACATCTAACACATCAGCAACTCTAATTAAATCATCAAATAATATCTGCCCTACTTCTTTTAAAGGTCTCATTGATTCACCGCAACCAACACCGATTATTTGTCCAGGTTTACGACCTTCAAGGATCACTCTATTCCAATTCGTTCGACAACAATTTAACTCTTTTTCATCCATCAAGGGTGCATCTGCTAACCCACACCAGATTAAAAACAGATCAAGAAAATGGATCTGAGCTTCATCAATACCAATGGCAGTAAATGGGTTAATATCCAAAGCTCTAACTTCAATATATTCGATTCCTCTTTTTAACAGTGCATCGGACGGCGACTCATCACCAATGAGCACTCGTTTGGGCCGAATAGGCGCATATAATTCATTTTCAATTTGTAAAATATTGGTATTCAGCTGCAAATGTTTGCCATCTTTATTGTATATACCTAATTTTGTGAATTCAGGCGATGGCTGTTTTATCGCTTGTTTAAGGCCAGTAACATAAGTCGATAGATCATTAAAGGTAATACTCAGATCACTTTGGAATTTATTGGTATATCCCAAATCACTCATTCGTAGTGATGTAGCATAAGGTAGATAATAGGTTCCTTTAGCTGTCTTCTCAAAAGGAAGATGCCTGACCTTGCCGTGCAAAAAAGAACCACAA is a genomic window of Arsenophonus apicola containing:
- the tnpA gene encoding IS200/IS605 family transposase, which produces MQKYKINRSRHAAFLLHVHLVFVTKYRKKVLSGLHYKAFHQYAGEVCRDFGADLKESNGESDHVHMLIEYPPTVQLSVLVNSLKAVTSRRLRNEFLDLRGAYGKPVLWSRSYFAGSCGGAPLEVVKQYIQNQRG
- the rplS gene encoding 50S ribosomal protein L19, which translates into the protein MSNIIKQLEQEQMKQNIPSFRPGDTVEVKVWVVEGSKRRLQAFEGVVIAIRNRGLHSAFTVRKISNGEGVERVFQTHSPVIDSITVKRCGAVRRAKLYYLRERSGKAARIKERLNTK
- the trmD gene encoding tRNA (guanosine(37)-N1)-methyltransferase TrmD; the protein is MWIGIISLFPEMFRAITEYGVIGRAVKNGLLNIQCWDPRDYTHDRHRTVDDRPYGGGPGMLMMVQPLRDAIHAAKSVIGEDAKVIYLSPQGRKLNQQGVCQLTANKKLILVCGRYEGIDERIIETEIDEEWSIGDYVLSGGELPAMLMIDSISRFIPGVLGHHASAEEDSFMTGLLDCPHYTRPEVLEGMEVPSVLLSGNHAEIERWRRKQSLGRTWLRRPELLTSLALTDEQRMLLAEFQQEYEEQQRIN
- the rimM gene encoding ribosome maturation factor RimM (Essential for efficient processing of 16S rRNA), which translates into the protein MSKEVCLKIPVNPIVLGKLGSAHGIRGWLRVFSSTEYTEDIFEYQPWFIQRSGQWQRLELEGWKHHNQDIIIKIKHIDDRSAANSMTNCEIIVDSAQLPVLEGNEYYWKDLIGCQVITIKGYSLGYVQDLMETGSNDVLVIKANLKDAFGIKERLIPFLDEQVIKNVDLTTKTIEVDWDPGF
- the rpsP gene encoding 30S ribosomal protein S16 is translated as MVTIRLARGGAKKRPFYQIVVTDSRNARDGRFIERIGFFNPIASGNAEELRLDLDRVEHWVGLGATVSDRVSTLIKQAKKAA
- the ffh gene encoding signal recognition particle protein, which gives rise to MFDNLTDRLSRTLRNISGRGRLTEDNIKETLREVRMALLEADVALPVVREFIQSVKESAVGQDVNKSLTPGQEFVKIVQNELTKAMGEENSALNLAIQPPAVILMAGLQGAGKTTTVAKLGKILKEKQKKKVLVVSADIYRPAAIKQLETLTQTVGIDFFPSTSSEKPVEIAINALQHAKLKFYDVLIIDTAGRLHVDEAMMEEIQTIHRAVNPIETLFIVDAMTGQDAANTAKSFNETLPLTGVILTKIDGDARGGAALSIRHITGKPIKFLGIGEKIDGLEPFYPDRIASRILGMGDVLSLIEEIESKVDREKAEKLAHKLKKGNSFDLNDFLEQLKQMRNMGGMASMLSKMPGISQVPDAVKSQMDDKMLVRMEAIISSMTTKERQKPEIIKGSRKRRIAAGSGTQVQDVNRLLKQFDDMQRMMKKMKKGGLAKMMRGMKGMMPPGFPGA
- a CDS encoding cytochrome C assembly family protein, with amino-acid sequence MSVFAIIAISTYFLSVLLIMPGLAGKQKIYARLTLVLAVIALLSHGIALKTLIFVSGGQNLTLLNLGSTVSLLVSIIMTIVAFNGRAWFLLPIVYSLSIINLLLATIMPGEFITHLKASVTTFIHIGLALLGYATLIIAALYALQLALLDYQLKNKKLIFTPDIPPLMVIERKMFHIIQVGVILLTLTLGTGMIFMDNVFNKENIHKAILSICAWVIYLILLWGHFHHGWRGRRVIVFNLIGAFILTLAFFGNRLLQHVVTI